The stretch of DNA AGCCACAATTCTGTCACCCACATCACTGACATCTAACCTACTGCGGCGCAGTAAACTTTTCTCCCCGCCTTGCACCGCACCGCCGCCTGAGACAACATAacgccacaccccccccccccccccccccaatgccggCCAGCAATCCGGAACTTACTTGGGTGCGTAGCACATGCACAGCGTGACCAGGTACCCGTTGGAGAAGGCGAAGAGGATCATGAAGAGGATGAACCAGCCGTCATGCCGGAAGACGATGGGCAGGTGAGACCGTTCCTTCACGTTGCAGAGCACAAAGAGGGGGATGAAAACAAACCGGACCAGGACCATTACCAACAGAGGGATTCGTCTGCGCGGCTAGGAGACACAAAAACAAacgaacataagaaacaggagcaggagtcggccatccggcccatcgagcctgccccgccattcaataagatcatggctgatctgtccgtaaactcagctccatctacctgccttttccccataacccttaattcccctacgatGTAAAAACCTTTCTGTTTCTTAaacatatttagtgaagaagcctcaactgcttccctgggcagagaattccacagattcaccactctctgggaaaaacagttcctcctcatctccatcctaaatcttctcccctgaatcttgaggcaatgttccCGAGTTCTATTCTCACCTACCAACGGAAACAAgtttcctacttctatctcatctatccctttcataattttgtatgtttctataagatcccctctcattcttctgaattccagagtgtatagtcccaggcgactcaatctctcctcgtagattaaccccttcatctctggaatcaacctggtgaacctcctctgcactgcctccaaagccagtgaccagtggggtgcctcagggatctgttctgggacccttactcttcgtgatttttataaatgacctggatgaggaagtggagggatgggttagtaagtttactgatcacacaaaggttgggggtgttgtggatagtgtggagggctgtcagaggttacagcgggacattgataggatgcaaaactgggctgagaagtggcagatggagttcaacccagacaagtgtgaagtggttcattttggtaggtcaaatatgatggcaaaatataatattactggtaaaactcttggcagtgtggaggatcagagggatcttggggtccgagtccataggacactcaaagctcctGTGCAGGTTGACCCTGCGGttaaggtgtacggtgtattggccttcattaatcgtggaactgaatttaggagctgagaggtaatgttgcagctatataggaccctggtcagaccccacttggagtactgtgctcagttctggtcacctcactacaggaaggatgtggaagccatagaaagggtgcagaggagatgtgacctggattggggagcatgccttaataggttgaatgaattcggccttttctcctttggagcgacggaggatgagaggtgacctgatagaggtctgtaagatgacgagaggcattgatcgtgtggatagtcagaggctttttcccagggttgaaatggttgccacaggaggacacaggtttaaggtgctggggagcaggtacagaggagatgtcaggggtaaattttttactcagagagtggtgtgtgtgtggaatgggctgccggcaacggtggtggaggcggatacgatagggtcttttaagagacttttggataggtacatggagcttagtaaaatagagggctatgggtaagcctagtaatttctaaggtagggacatcttcagcacaactttgtgggcagaagggcctgtatcgtgctgtaggttttctgtttctatcctTCATCAAgtgatggagaccagaactgcacacagtaccccaggtgcggcctcaccagtaccctgtacagttgcagcatgacctccctgctcttgaattcaatccctctagcgatGAAGGGCAACAtcccgtttgccttcttaataacaagttgcacctgcaagccaactttttgcgattcatgcataagcactccctctgcacagcagcaagctgcaatctttcaccatttaaataataatcggCTCTTCTCCTAttctttccaaagtggatgatctcgcatttaccgacgttgtattccatctgccagcccctggcccactcacttaacctatctatatccctccgcagactctccacatcctccaaCAGGAACCGGTCACGATCACGGGGCACCTAACCGTTAGGCAAGGCCCAGTGACGCCGGTCCCACCCTGGCCTTGGGTACGGCAATTAACGTTTTATCGTTAATTCCACTCCCCAGGTAAAatgtggggcagactcgatgggccaaacggcctacttctgctcccaagTCTTACGGTCTCAGCAATTCACAGAACAAATAATGGGAAGAGTATAAAGTATAAAGACCACATGACAgagggagcagaatgaggccatttggcccatcgaggttGCCccaaccattccatcatggccgacttTTCTTCTCCCcagtcaagaacccatcaacctctgccttaaatacatccgaTGACTGGGTCTTCACAACTGTCcctggtaatgaattccacagattaaccactcccCAACTCAAGAAATTccgcctcatctctgttctgaaaggatgcccctcttttccgaggctgtgccctctggtcttagactcccccaccccaGGGAACATCCTCTCTCCACTGAATCGAGGGCTTTTCACCATTCTGTAGGTCTCAATTATTATAATTGATAATTTTTATTATAATAACAattcctcactaatttttataggtgcaccgtagaagattcaagattcaaaaaacttttattgtcattctaaccgtacatcagctgtgcagggcagaatgagacagcgtttcccaggggcagtgcaatcataacataacaaacgcaacactaaataataaacagaaccaTAAATAGTaatacacaacagccacatgtcagttaaaaacaaattataagtatccagtgcaagttaaaagtgtccaaagcagagtcaggtagagcagctatttagcagtctgactgcctgtgggaggaagctgtttagtagccttgtggttttagttttgatgctcctgtaacgtttacctgatggcagaagaacaaacagttcatagagagggtgtgaggggtcattAATGATGTATTAATTTAATGattaagcattcttctagggtgcatcacaacctggtatggaagttgtcctgtccaagactggaagaagctgcagaagatcgtgaacacagcccagcacatcacacaaaccaatcttccatccttggactcactttacaccgcacgctgtcggaacagtgctgccaggataatcaaggacacgacccacccagcaacacactttttgtccctcttccctccgggagaaggttcaggagcatgaagattcgtacggccagatttgggaacagcttctttccaactgtgataagactgctgaacggatcctgacccggatctgggccgtaccttccaaatatccggacctgacttgcactaccgtactttcccttttctattttcaaaTTATGATTtatatttgtacttcagggagcgcgaagcgcagaatcaaatatcgctgtgatgattgtacgctctagtatcaattgcttggtgacaataaagtaaaattAGGTCACcccgttcttctgaattccagtgagtacagccccagag from Hemitrygon akajei chromosome 28, sHemAka1.3, whole genome shotgun sequence encodes:
- the LOC140717741 gene encoding equilibrative nucleoside transporter 1-like — encoded protein: MVLVRFVFIPLFVLCNVKERSHLPIVFRHDGWFILFMILFAFSNGYLVTLCMCYAPKQVSTRDAEMAGAIMAFFLALGLALGAALSFAIRTMM